A window of Marinitoga sp. 38H-ov contains these coding sequences:
- the nfi gene encoding endonuclease V: protein MKINNIHDFKELTVEKCIEIQNNLVDKLELKIYGKTPEIVAGVDLSFLGEFGISIIIVIDNNFNEIELVYHIQKIEFPYIPGLLAFRELPVFINAWKKLKTKPDLVFFDGQGIAHPRKMGIAAHASFFIDLPTIGIAKSRLYGKYIEPCTKKGCFSYLYDTEDNEIGVVLRTREKVKPVFVSPGNYITVDESKDITLKYTTKYKIPEPTRLAHYYSQKIKNEVI from the coding sequence ATGAAAATAAATAATATACATGACTTTAAAGAATTAACTGTGGAGAAATGTATAGAAATACAAAATAACTTAGTTGATAAATTAGAGTTAAAAATATATGGTAAAACTCCTGAAATTGTAGCAGGAGTTGATTTATCTTTTTTGGGTGAATTTGGTATTTCTATTATTATTGTTATCGATAATAATTTTAATGAAATTGAATTAGTATATCATATTCAAAAAATAGAATTTCCCTATATACCAGGATTATTAGCTTTTAGAGAATTACCAGTTTTTATAAATGCATGGAAAAAATTAAAAACTAAACCAGATTTAGTTTTTTTTGATGGACAAGGTATTGCTCATCCAAGAAAGATGGGGATAGCAGCACATGCCTCATTTTTTATAGATCTTCCTACAATAGGAATAGCAAAATCTAGATTATACGGCAAATATATAGAACCATGCACGAAAAAAGGATGCTTTTCTTATTTATACGACACTGAAGATAACGAAATAGGAGTTGTATTAAGAACAAGAGAAAAAGTAAAACCTGTTTTTGTATCTCCAGGAAATTATATTACAGTTGATGAATCCAAAGATATAACTTTGAAATATACTACAAAGTATAAAATACCTGAACCGACTAGACTAGCTCATTATTATTCTCAAAAGATAAAAAATGAGGTGATATAA
- the dnaN gene encoding DNA polymerase III subunit beta: MIYKLEVERSKLNNLMDMASKAVAKKTTNPILSGFKFSVKDNDLHLYATDLQTAFHGLIKNIIVEKVENINEDLFVENIEEGAETETLFEEISDENIKPEFVVDASYFIDIIKNLSFENINIYLENKNIKVIAGKSEFLLPTMNPEEFPEIVPNKVEEGLITFDRQKLLSMIEKVIFCSLKDSENMTRNLNGVYWDFREGGYLTLVAADGYRLALAELSMDIVNTPPSFLLSLKSMEELLNVLRSSKTEEIELFFDGSRVLFFLDEENIEIILNVVDATFPDYVRIIPQAFKTKVITSTDLLLNVLKRVSIAAKNDQIKMEIKDNIMELTAKSPEVGLAVEELEIEKEGEDIMIAYSPKYLREAIDHIGTSEVEFNITSESSQTMIKPVGDDSYMYIVMPVRLK; this comes from the coding sequence ATGATATACAAATTAGAAGTAGAAAGAAGCAAATTAAATAATTTAATGGATATGGCATCAAAAGCAGTAGCAAAAAAAACAACAAATCCTATTTTATCTGGATTTAAATTTTCTGTTAAAGATAATGATTTACATTTATACGCTACAGATTTACAAACTGCATTTCATGGGTTAATAAAAAATATAATAGTGGAAAAAGTAGAAAATATAAATGAAGATTTGTTTGTAGAAAATATAGAAGAAGGTGCAGAAACAGAAACTTTATTTGAAGAAATTTCAGATGAAAATATAAAACCAGAATTTGTAGTAGATGCATCTTATTTTATAGATATCATTAAAAATTTAAGTTTTGAAAATATAAATATTTATTTAGAAAATAAAAATATTAAGGTTATTGCAGGAAAATCTGAATTCTTACTTCCTACTATGAATCCGGAAGAATTTCCTGAAATTGTACCAAATAAGGTAGAAGAAGGATTAATAACTTTTGATAGACAAAAGTTATTATCAATGATAGAAAAAGTAATTTTCTGTTCATTGAAGGACTCAGAAAACATGACAAGAAATTTAAATGGTGTATATTGGGATTTTAGAGAAGGTGGTTATTTAACTTTAGTAGCAGCTGATGGATATAGATTAGCATTAGCAGAATTATCAATGGATATTGTTAATACTCCACCATCATTCTTGTTATCATTAAAAAGTATGGAAGAATTATTAAATGTATTAAGAAGTTCTAAAACAGAAGAAATAGAATTATTCTTTGATGGTTCAAGGGTATTATTTTTCTTAGATGAAGAAAATATAGAAATTATTTTAAATGTAGTAGATGCTACATTTCCAGATTACGTGAGAATTATTCCTCAAGCATTTAAAACAAAAGTAATAACATCAACTGATTTATTATTAAATGTATTAAAAAGGGTATCTATAGCTGCAAAAAATGATCAAATAAAAATGGAAATTAAAGATAATATAATGGAATTAACGGCAAAATCACCTGAAGTTGGTCTTGCTGTAGAAGAATTGGAAATAGAAAAAGAAGGCGAAGATATTATGATAGCTTATTCACCTAAATATTTGAGAGAAGCAATAGATCATATTGGAACATCAGAAGTAGAATTCAATATAACAAGTGAAAGTTCTCAAACAATGATAAAACCTGTAGGTGATGATTCATATATGTATATTGTAATGCCTGTGAGGTTGAAATAG
- the ispF gene encoding 2-C-methyl-D-erythritol 2,4-cyclodiphosphate synthase: MVRVGFGYDVHPFEDNKKLYIGGVEIPSNKGLKGHSDGDVLIHSIIDALLGALGMENIGELFPETEEFKNIDSKILLKKTMEKLNGIKIINIDSTVVTSYIKLNKYKLEIKKTLAELMNIDISQINVKGKSGNGLGIGGKNEGIEAYAVVLIEY; this comes from the coding sequence ATAGTGAGAGTAGGATTTGGTTATGACGTTCATCCATTTGAAGATAATAAAAAGTTATATATAGGTGGAGTTGAAATACCTTCTAATAAAGGATTAAAAGGACATTCTGATGGGGATGTCCTTATTCATTCTATTATTGATGCATTATTAGGTGCATTGGGGATGGAAAATATAGGTGAATTATTTCCTGAAACAGAAGAATTTAAAAATATAGATAGTAAAATCTTATTAAAAAAAACAATGGAAAAACTAAATGGCATAAAAATAATTAATATAGATTCTACCGTAGTTACTTCATATATAAAACTAAATAAGTATAAGTTAGAGATAAAAAAAACCTTAGCAGAATTAATGAATATAGATATTTCTCAAATTAATGTTAAAGGAAAATCTGGAAATGGACTGGGTATTGGTGGTAAAAACGAAGGTATTGAAGCATATGCTGTTGTTTTAATAGAATATTAA
- a CDS encoding glycerophosphodiester phosphodiesterase family protein, with amino-acid sequence MAKERPVILGHRGYRAKYPENTILAFKKAIEYGADGVELDVQLSKDGALIIYHDDNFEKITGDNTKIIDLTSKEIKKIKNGGEPIPTLEEVFIKLPDYSYINVEIKNINATEMAYNTVKSFNALERVLFSSFNVDALRILRKLDKDLDLGLLIEEKEMVDQIIPLHNELNFYSINLPVEGIKMFGLENYKNLISKLMELGLHIVIWTLNDIETLKSLDGYLDAIITDNVETIVEYYN; translated from the coding sequence GTGGCAAAAGAACGTCCAGTTATATTAGGTCATAGAGGATATAGAGCTAAATATCCGGAAAATACTATTTTAGCTTTCAAAAAAGCAATAGAATATGGTGCAGATGGTGTGGAATTAGATGTTCAACTATCAAAAGATGGAGCATTGATAATTTATCACGATGATAATTTTGAAAAAATCACTGGAGATAATACAAAAATTATTGATTTAACTTCTAAAGAAATTAAGAAAATTAAAAACGGCGGAGAGCCAATACCAACTTTAGAAGAAGTATTTATTAAATTACCAGATTATTCATATATTAATGTTGAAATAAAAAATATTAATGCTACTGAAATGGCATACAATACTGTAAAAAGTTTTAATGCATTAGAAAGAGTGCTATTTTCTTCTTTTAATGTAGATGCTCTTAGAATATTAAGAAAATTAGATAAGGATTTAGATTTAGGGTTGTTAATTGAGGAAAAAGAGATGGTTGATCAAATTATACCTCTTCATAATGAATTAAATTTTTATTCTATTAATTTACCAGTAGAAGGTATAAAAATGTTTGGTTTGGAGAATTATAAGAATTTAATTTCTAAATTAATGGAATTAGGACTTCATATAGTAATATGGACATTAAATGATATTGAAACTTTAAAAAGTTTAGATGGATATCTTGATGCTATTATTACTGATAATGTTGAAACTATTGTTGAATATTATAATTAA